In one window of Camelina sativa cultivar DH55 chromosome 15, Cs, whole genome shotgun sequence DNA:
- the LOC104744403 gene encoding uncharacterized protein LOC104744403 isoform X1, which produces MDFDSLPRRDLQFFCKRNKIPANMTNIAMADALKSLEIVEGIDDFMNQSPTSVARTAVRTTRKKATKDDTQSSDLVTRSCYVGKSLAGEMEQENRDTNMLLPQEGRRRAAATSVAVKLDVTDTISEVNVSKTPAARSTRRAQTAASCKKDESVQRVYSTRRSVRLLEESMADLSLKSVNVPAKKHEDAEREDSPAGSKFEAKSDENSEKVKEAEEVVVSVRDLNDSMEKEWDGSKNDSDIDILYGDLGDITFFDASTSKEQMNGTGSNTVSASDSFVLVQEQETSQEDDFVVVDHAASTTTANTLACNKESESEQMKIGSESDSDETEYETDPEEGDAVSVAVAVDTNQEAFESKVSASDNVSMVDSVTTILIADESKEVDEIASEEELEGDSDEWSEYEIDEVELEENSCESEESIDIESEEAPLSKTPASSSSSSTLAAGNKTKTPLSPSEAESIVESKKKNKEDAVEMDININGEGEAEVEAKKKTKKKKKIIDEESFKDVSVRQLIKLVKELDIKSKQQHKGAE; this is translated from the exons ATGGATTTCGACAGTCTTCCGAGAAGAGATCTACAGTTCTTCTGTAAAAGGAACAAAATCCCAGCCAATATGACCAATATCGCCATGGCCGATGCTCTCAAATCTCTTGAGATT GTTGAAGGTATTGATGACTTCATGAATCAGTCTCCAACGAGTGTAGCTCGAACTGCTGTTAGAACTACTCGGAAAAAGGCCACCAAAGATGATACTCAGTCATCAGATTTGGTCACCCGTTCTTGTTATGTGGGTAAGTCCCTCGCTGGAGAAATGGAGCAAGAAAACAGAGACACGAATATGCTCCTACCTCAAGAAGGCCGTAGAAGAGCAGCAGCGACCTCGGTTGCTGTAAAGCTAGACGTCACCGATACCATCTCTGAGGTCAATGTGAGCAAAACTCCAGCGGCCAGAAGCACGAGGAGAGCTCAGACAGCTGCATCTTGTAAGAAGGATGAGTCGGTTCAGAGGGTGTACAGCACCAGAAGGTCTGTCAGATTGCTTGAAGAATCTATGGCTGACCTGAGTTTGAAATCCGTAAATGTACCTGCAAAGAAGCACGAAGATGCTGAAAGAGAAGATTCACCCGCAG GTTCCAAATTCGAGGCAAAATCAGATGAAAACTCAGAGAAAGTAAAGGAggctgaagaagttgttgtgtCAGTGAGAGATTTGAATGATTCAATGGAGAAGGAATGGGATGGTTCAAAGAATGATTCAGATATTGACATATTATATGGTGATCTTGGTGATATCACTTTCTTTGATGCGTCCACTAGTAAGGAACAGATGAATGGAACAG GTTCCAACACGGTTTCAGCTTCGGACAGTTTTGTTCTAgtccaagaacaagaaacatCGCAGGAGGATGACTTTGTTGTCGTAGACCATGCTGCTTCTACTACCACCGCAAACACTCTGGCCTGCAACAAAGAATCAGAGTCTGAACAAATGAAGATTGGTTCTGAGTCTGATTCAGATGAAACAGAATATGAAACTGATCCGGAGGAGGGTGATGCTGTttctgttgctgttgctgttgacACAAACCAAGAGGCATTCGAGTCTAAAGTCTCTGCTAGTGATAATGTGAGTATGGTAGACTCGGTCACAACAATTCTGATAGCTGATGAGTCAAAAGAAGTCGATGAGATAGCTTCTGAGGAGGAACTTGAAGGAGATAGCGATGAATGGTCCGAATATGAGATAGACGAGGTCGAGTTGGAAGAAAACAGTTGCGAATCTGAGGAATCGATTGACATTGAATCAGAAGAGGCTCCTCTCTCGAAGActccagcttcttcttcttcttcgtcaacaCTTGCTGCTGGTAATAAGACAAAAACTCCGTTGTCTCCATCTGAAGCAGAATCAATCGtagagagcaagaagaagaacaaggaggATGCTGTGGAGATGGATATTAACATCAATGGAGAGGGAGAAGCAGAGGTTGAGgctaagaagaagacaaagaagaagaagaagataattgaTGAAGAGAGCTTCAAAGACGTGAGCGTGAGGCAACTGATAAAGTTGGTCAAAGAGCTTGATATTAAGAGTAAGCAACAACACAAGGGCGCTGAGTAA
- the LOC104744402 gene encoding ADP-ribosylation factor 1-like 2: MGQTFRKLFDTFFGNQEMRVVMLGLDAAGKTTILYKLHIGEVLSTVPTIGFNVEKVQYKNVMFTVWDVGGQEKLRPLWRHYFNNTDGLIYVVDSLDRERIGKAKQEFQDIIRDPFMLNSIILVFANKQDMRGAMSPREVCEGLGLLELKNRKWHIQGTCALQGDGLYEGLDWLSSTLKEVKAAGYSSVGPSF, encoded by the exons atgGGTCAAACTTTTCGTAAGCTTTTCGATACTTTCTTCGGAAACCAGGAGATGAGG GTCGTTATGTTGGGTCTAGATGCGGCTGGGAAGACAACGATACTGTACAAGCTCCACATAGGAGAAGTTCTCTCAACTGTTCCCACAATCG GTTTCAATGTTGAGAAAGTTCAGTACAAGAATGTGATGTTCACAGTTTGGGATGTTGGTGGCCAAGAGAAGCTCAGGCCCTTGTGGAGACATTACTTTAATAATACCGATGGACTT ATATATGTGGTAGACTCCTTGGACCGAGAGAGGATCGGTAAAGCGAAGCAAGAATTTCAG GATATCATAAGAGACCCGTTCATGCTCAACAGTATCATTCTAGTGTTTGCCAACAAACAAGACATg AGAGGAGCCATGTCTCCTCGAGAAGTATGTGAAGGGCTTGGCTTACTTGAACTCAAGAACAGGAAATGGCATATACAAGGCACATGTGCTCTTCAAGGAGATGGGCTCTATGAAGGCTTAGACTGGTTATCCTCTACGCTCAAAGAGGTTAAAGCTGCTGGTTACTCATCCGTTGGTCC CTCGTTTTAA
- the LOC104744400 gene encoding protein EXPORTIN 1B-like: MVIRDLLSLCEVVKGKDNKAVIASNIMYVVGQYSRFLRAHWKFLKTVVHKLFEFMHETHPGVQDMACDTFLKIVKKCNRRFVIAQVGESEPFVSELLSSLTTIVGDLEPHQIHTFYETVGTMIQSESDAQKRGEYLQRLMALPNQKWGEIIGQARHSADILKDPDVIRTVLNILQTNTRVATSLGTNFLSQISLIYLDMLNVYRMYSELVSSSIANGGPYASRTSLVKLLRSVKREILKLIETFLDKAENQPHIGKQFVPPMMDQVLGDYARNVPDARESEVLSLFATIINKYKVVMQDEVLLIFEAVFQCTLEMITKNFEDYPEHRLKFFSLLRAIATFCFRALIQLSSEQLKLVMDSVIWAFRHTERNIAETGLILLLEMLKNFQKSDICNQFYRTYFLQIEQEVFAVLTDTFHKPGFKLHVLVLQHLFSLVESDSLTEPLWDAATVPHSYPNNAAFIREYTIKLLSSSFPNMTTTEVTQFVNGLYETRSDAGRFKNNIRDFLVQSKEFSAQDNKDLYAEEAAAQMERERQRMLSIPGLIAPSEIQDDMVDS, encoded by the exons ATGGTTATTCGCGATTTGTTAAGTTTATGTGAAGTCGTCAAGGGAAAAGACAATAAAGCTGTTATTGCGAGCAACATCAT GTATGTTGTTGGACAATATTCAAGATTCTTAAGAGCCCATTGGAAGTTTCTAAAGACAGTTGTCCATAAGTTGTTTGAATTTATGCATGAGACGCATCCTGGTGTTCAG GACATGGCATGCGACACAttcttaaaaattgttaaaaagtGCAATCGAAGATTCGTTATTGCTCAG GTTGGAGAAAGTGAGCCATTTGTATCTGAACTTCTATCAAGCCTTACTACAATCGTTGGAGATCTTGAGCCTCATCAGATTCACACATTTTATGAAACT gTTGGTACTATGATCCAGTCAGAATCAGATGCTCAGAAGAGGGGTGAATACCTCCAGAGGTTGATGGCTCTCCCGAATCAG AAATGGGGAGAAATTATAGGACAAGCCCGCCATAGTGCAGATATCCTCAAGGACCCAGATGTGATACGTACTGTGCTTAATATCCTCCAG ACAAATACACGGGTTGCAACTTCACTTGGAACAAACTTCTTATCTCAAATTTCGTTGATCTACTTGGATATGCTGAATGTTTACAG AATGTATAGTGAACTTGTGTCAAGCAGCATTGCTAATGGAGGCCCATATGCATCAAGAACATCTCTTGTTAAACTTTTAAG GTCTGTTAAGAGGGAAATCCTTAAGCTGATAGAAACATTTTTAGACAAAGCTGAAAACCAGCCACACATTGGAAAACAGTTTGTTCCACCAATGATGGATCAAGTACTTGGCGACTATGCAAGAAATGTTCCTGATGCCAGAGAATCAGAAGTCTTATCACTCTTTGCAACGATAATAAACAA GTACAAGGTTGTAATGCAAGATGAAGTTCTCCTCATATTTGAAGCTGTTTTCCAGTGCACATTGGAG ATGattactaaaaattttgaagattacCCAGAGCACCGCCTCAAGTTTTTCTCGTTACTTCGTGCTATTGCCACATTTTGTTTCCGTGCCTTGATACAGTTGTCGAGCGAG CAACTGAAGCTAGTGATGGATTCAGTTATCTGGGCATTTAGGCATACTGAAAGAAATATCGCTGAAACTGGGCTCATTCTCTTGCTCGAGATGCTGAAAAACTTCCAG AAATCTGACATCTGTAACCAATTCTACCGAACATACTTTCTGCAAATTGAGCAAGAAGTATTTGCTGTCTTGACCGATACCTTCCATAAGCCAGGGTTCAAGTTGCATGTGTTGGTGCTGCAGCATCTATTTTCCCTG GTTGAGAGCGATTCTTTGACGGAACCATTGTGGGATGCTGCAACGGTACCTCATTCGTATCCAAATAATGCAGCCTTTATTCGTGAATACACCATCAAGCTTCTAAGCTCATCATTCCCCAACATGACTACAACAGAG gTGACACAGTTTGTGAATGGGCTATACGAGACGAGAAGCGACGCTGGCAGGTTTAAGAATAACATACGTGACTTCCTTGTACAATCCAAGGAATTTTCTGCTCAG GATAACAAAGATTTGTATGCTGAGGAAGCTGCAGCTcaaatggagagagagagacaaagaatGCTTTCAATTCCTGGACTTATAGCTCCCAGCGAAATTCAAGACGACATGGTTGATTCTTAA
- the LOC109129047 gene encoding protein EXPORTIN 1B-like gives MIQAESDAQKRGEYLQRLMALPNQKWGEIIGQARHSADILKDPDVIRTVLNILQTNTRVATSLGTNFLSQISLIYLDMLNVYRMYSELVSSSIANGGPYASRTSLVKLLRSVKREILKLIETFLDKAENQPHIGKQFVPPMMDQVLGDYARNVPDARESEVLSLFATIINKYKVVMQDEVLLIFEAVFQCTLEMITKNFEDYPEHRLKFFSLLRAIATFCFRALIQKTDF, from the exons ATGATCCAGGCAGAATCAGATGCTCAGAAGAGGGGTGAATACCTCCAGAGGTTGATGGCTCTCCCGAATCAG AAATGGGGAGAAATTATAGGACAAGCCCGCCATAGTGCAGATATCCTCAAGGACCCAGATGTGATACGTACTGTGCTTAATATCCTCCAG ACAAATACACGGGTTGCAACTTCACTTGGAACAAACTTCTTATCTCAAATTTCGTTGATCTACTTGGATATGCTGAATGTTTACAG AATGTATAGTGAACTTGTGTCAAGCAGCATTGCTAATGGAGGCCCATATGCATCAAGAACATCTCTTGTTAAACTTTTAAG GTCTGTTAAGAGGGAAATCCTTAAGCTGATAGAAACATTTTTAGACAAAGCTGAAAACCAGCCACACATTGGAAAACAGTTTGTTCCACCAATGATGGATCAAGTACTTGGCGACTATGCAAGAAATGTTCCTGATGCCAGAGAATCAGAAGTCTTATCACTCTTTGCAACGATAATAAACAA GTACAAGGTTGTAATGCAAGATGAAGTTCTCCTCATATTTGAAGCTGTTTTCCAGTGCACATTGGAG ATGattactaaaaattttgaagattacCCAGAGCACCGCCTCAAGTTTTTCTCGTTACTTCGTGCTATTGCCACATTTTGTTTCCGTGCCTTGATACA gaaAACAGATTTCTAG
- the LOC109129341 gene encoding protein EXPORTIN 1B-like: MLVEQENRFLVMVIRDLLSLCEVVKGKDNKAVIASNIMYVVGQYSRFLRAHWKFLKTVVHKLFEFMHETHPGVQVILPLFKLELEFL; encoded by the exons ATGTTAGTAGAACAG gaaAACAGATTTCTAGTGATGGTTATTCGCGATTTGTTAAGTTTATGTGAAGTCGTCAAGGGAAAAGACAATAAAGCTGTTATTGCGAGCAACATCAT GTATGTTGTTGGACAATATTCAAGATTCTTAAGAGCCCATTGGAAGTTTCTAAAGACAGTTGTCCATAAGTTGTTTGAATTTATGCATGAGACGCATCCTGGTGTTCAGGTAATTCTTCCCTTGTTCAAGTTGGAATTAGAATTTCTGTAG
- the LOC104744403 gene encoding uncharacterized protein LOC104744403 isoform X2 produces MDFDSLPRRDLQFFCKRNKIPANMTNIAMADALKSLEIVEGIDDFMNQSPTSVARTAVRTTRKKATKDDTQSSDLVTRSCYVGKSLAGEMEQENRDTNMLLPQEGRRRAAATSVAVKLDVTDTISEVNVSKTPAARSTRRAQTAASCKKDESVQRVYSTRRSVRLLEESMADLSLKSVNVPAKKHEDAEREDSPAGSKFEAKSDENSEKVKEAEEVVVSVRDLNDSMEKEWDGSKNDSDIDILYGDLGDITFFDASTSKEQMNGTGSNTVSASDSFVLVQEQETSQEDDFVVVDHAASTTTANTLACNKESESEQMKIGSESDSDETEYETDPEEGDAVSVAVAVDTNQEAFESKVSASDNVSMVDSVTTILIADESKEVDEIASEEELEGDSDEWSEYEIDEVELEENSCESEESIDIESEEAPLSKTPASSSSSSTLAAGNKTKTPLSPSEAESIVESKKKNKEDAVEMDININGEGEAEVEAKKKTKKKKKIIDEESFKDVSVRQLIKLVKELDIKSKQQHKGAE; encoded by the exons GTTGAAGGTATTGATGACTTCATGAATCAGTCTCCAACGAGTGTAGCTCGAACTGCTGTTAGAACTACTCGGAAAAAGGCCACCAAAGATGATACTCAGTCATCAGATTTGGTCACCCGTTCTTGTTATGTGGGTAAGTCCCTCGCTGGAGAAATGGAGCAAGAAAACAGAGACACGAATATGCTCCTACCTCAAGAAGGCCGTAGAAGAGCAGCAGCGACCTCGGTTGCTGTAAAGCTAGACGTCACCGATACCATCTCTGAGGTCAATGTGAGCAAAACTCCAGCGGCCAGAAGCACGAGGAGAGCTCAGACAGCTGCATCTTGTAAGAAGGATGAGTCGGTTCAGAGGGTGTACAGCACCAGAAGGTCTGTCAGATTGCTTGAAGAATCTATGGCTGACCTGAGTTTGAAATCCGTAAATGTACCTGCAAAGAAGCACGAAGATGCTGAAAGAGAAGATTCACCCGCAG GTTCCAAATTCGAGGCAAAATCAGATGAAAACTCAGAGAAAGTAAAGGAggctgaagaagttgttgtgtCAGTGAGAGATTTGAATGATTCAATGGAGAAGGAATGGGATGGTTCAAAGAATGATTCAGATATTGACATATTATATGGTGATCTTGGTGATATCACTTTCTTTGATGCGTCCACTAGTAAGGAACAGATGAATGGAACAG GTTCCAACACGGTTTCAGCTTCGGACAGTTTTGTTCTAgtccaagaacaagaaacatCGCAGGAGGATGACTTTGTTGTCGTAGACCATGCTGCTTCTACTACCACCGCAAACACTCTGGCCTGCAACAAAGAATCAGAGTCTGAACAAATGAAGATTGGTTCTGAGTCTGATTCAGATGAAACAGAATATGAAACTGATCCGGAGGAGGGTGATGCTGTttctgttgctgttgctgttgacACAAACCAAGAGGCATTCGAGTCTAAAGTCTCTGCTAGTGATAATGTGAGTATGGTAGACTCGGTCACAACAATTCTGATAGCTGATGAGTCAAAAGAAGTCGATGAGATAGCTTCTGAGGAGGAACTTGAAGGAGATAGCGATGAATGGTCCGAATATGAGATAGACGAGGTCGAGTTGGAAGAAAACAGTTGCGAATCTGAGGAATCGATTGACATTGAATCAGAAGAGGCTCCTCTCTCGAAGActccagcttcttcttcttcttcgtcaacaCTTGCTGCTGGTAATAAGACAAAAACTCCGTTGTCTCCATCTGAAGCAGAATCAATCGtagagagcaagaagaagaacaaggaggATGCTGTGGAGATGGATATTAACATCAATGGAGAGGGAGAAGCAGAGGTTGAGgctaagaagaagacaaagaagaagaagaagataattgaTGAAGAGAGCTTCAAAGACGTGAGCGTGAGGCAACTGATAAAGTTGGTCAAAGAGCTTGATATTAAGAGTAAGCAACAACACAAGGGCGCTGAGTAA